A window from Zingiber officinale cultivar Zhangliang chromosome 7A, Zo_v1.1, whole genome shotgun sequence encodes these proteins:
- the LOC121999578 gene encoding pathogen-associated molecular patterns-induced protein A70-like, with protein MLDQWLPSTLASIFGWFTPTVLFVLVNLVIGTIAIASKFSSHHHHHHHHNHNQASAPALDEVAAAYPGGYLFRSLSRSPSLVLDRLRSFNLNRHVVELSPPLEADQAPHLGAKEKEEEADDEHQLHLDRSQSDAHPTGGEMPPKLAVRIKKSASEKSPFAHFEETEIENAAAASREAADQVENDGVGGGEVDARADDFINRFRQQLKLQRLDSILRYKEMLGRGST; from the coding sequence ATGTTGGATCAGTGGCTGCCATCGACTTTGGCCTCCATATTTGGCTGGTTCACGCCCACCGTCCTCTTCGTCCTTGTCAACCTCGTCATCGGCACCATCGCCATCGCCTCCAAGTTCTCctcccaccaccaccaccaccaccaccacaaccACAACCAGGCGTCCGCCCCGGCGCTCGATGAGGTCGCGGCAGCCTATCCCGGGGGCTACCTCTTCCGCTCCCTTTCCCGTTCCCCATCCCTCGTCCTCGACCGCCTCCGCTCCTTCAACCTCAACCGCCACGTCGTCGAGCTCTCCCCTCCCCTAGAGGCGGACCAGGCGCCGCATTTGGGCGccaaggagaaggaggaagaggcggACGACGAGCACCAGCTGCATCTGGATCGCAGCCAGTCCGACGCGCATCCGACGGGCGGGGAGATGCCGCCGAAGCTGGCGGTGAGAATAAAGAAGTCGGCCAGCGAGAAGTCGCCGTTCGCACACTTCGAGGAGACGGAGATCGAGAATGCAGCTGCAGCCTCGAGGGAGGCCGCCGATCAGGTGGAAAACGACGGCGTCGGCGGCGGCGAGGTGGACGCGCGGGCGGACGACTTCATTAACCGGTTCCGGCAGCAACTGAAGCTGCAGCGCCTGGACTCAATCTTAAGGTACAAGGAGATGCTTGGCCGTGGATCCACCTAG